From the Halalkalicoccus sp. CGA53 genome, one window contains:
- a CDS encoding enoyl-CoA hydratase/isomerase family protein has translation MTDLEDGYDLLSVDVGGHAERVATVTIDRPEARNALNGQVRAELMDAIGAAEADDGVRVVVLTGGEGSGAFVAGADVSELRERDMVEQREASAAPRIYETVDEATLPVIARINGHALGGGCELAQACDVRIAVEGAKLGQPEISLGIMPGGGGTQRLTRLVGEGQAMRLVLSGEIIDAEEAARIGLVDELRTEDELDERVYGLAGSMAEKSPLALERAKRAIRAASRMGLDDGLAYESELFVQLFSTRDKNEGIDAFFEGREPEFEGR, from the coding sequence ATGACGGATCTGGAAGACGGGTACGACCTCCTCTCGGTCGACGTCGGCGGGCACGCCGAGCGCGTGGCGACGGTCACGATCGACCGGCCGGAGGCGCGAAACGCGCTCAACGGACAGGTCCGGGCGGAGCTGATGGACGCGATCGGAGCGGCGGAGGCGGACGACGGGGTGCGAGTGGTCGTCCTCACGGGTGGGGAGGGGTCGGGAGCGTTCGTCGCGGGCGCGGACGTGAGCGAGCTACGAGAACGGGACATGGTCGAGCAGCGAGAAGCGAGCGCGGCTCCCAGGATCTACGAGACGGTCGACGAGGCTACCCTGCCGGTGATCGCCCGGATCAACGGCCACGCGCTCGGCGGGGGCTGCGAGCTGGCGCAGGCCTGTGACGTCCGCATCGCCGTCGAGGGTGCGAAACTCGGTCAGCCAGAGATCTCGCTCGGGATCATGCCCGGCGGGGGCGGCACCCAGCGGCTGACACGGCTCGTCGGCGAGGGGCAGGCGATGCGGCTCGTCCTCTCCGGTGAGATCATCGACGCCGAAGAAGCCGCCCGGATCGGACTCGTCGACGAACTCCGTACCGAGGACGAACTCGACGAGCGCGTCTACGGCCTCGCGGGATCGATGGCCGAGAAGAGCCCGCTCGCGCTCGAACGCGCGAAGCGGGCGATCCGTGCGGCCTCGCGGATGGGCCTCGACGACGGGCTCGCCTACGAGTCCGAACTGTTCGTCCAGCTCTTCTCGACCAGGGACAAGAACGAGGGTATCGACGCGTTCTTCGAGGGCCGGGAGCCGGAGTTCGAGGGTCGGTAG
- a CDS encoding 3-hydroxyacyl-CoA dehydrogenase family protein translates to MHVAVLGAGSMGHGIAQVSAMAGHTVSLRDVEREFVDRGLDGIEGNLAGGVERGKVSEAEMEATLSRIEGTTDLESAVTDADLVVEAVPEEMELKKELFEDCEAFVSSRTVLASNTSSLSVSEMASGLASPERVVGLHFFNPPHIMELVEVVIAEQTDGRTEEFAVEYVDGLGKEAVVVRDSAGFASSRLGLVSGLEAIRMVEAGVAGPEDVDRAMRLGYGHPMGPIELGDHVGLDVRLHIAEHLREELGERFRPPQLLRRKVRAGKLGKKTGEGFYLWDEGERVGVSGEGDTNRGGSER, encoded by the coding sequence ATGCACGTCGCCGTTCTCGGCGCGGGAAGCATGGGACACGGGATCGCACAGGTCTCGGCGATGGCCGGTCACACCGTCTCGCTCAGGGACGTCGAGCGGGAGTTCGTCGATCGGGGGCTCGACGGGATCGAGGGGAACCTCGCCGGCGGCGTCGAACGCGGGAAGGTGAGCGAGGCGGAGATGGAGGCGACGCTCTCGCGGATCGAGGGGACGACCGACCTCGAGTCGGCCGTCACCGACGCGGATCTGGTCGTCGAGGCGGTCCCCGAGGAGATGGAGCTGAAGAAGGAGCTGTTCGAAGACTGCGAGGCGTTCGTCTCCTCTCGAACCGTACTCGCTTCCAACACCTCCTCGCTCTCGGTCAGCGAGATGGCGAGCGGGCTGGCCTCACCCGAACGGGTCGTCGGCCTCCACTTCTTCAACCCGCCGCACATCATGGAGCTCGTCGAGGTCGTGATCGCCGAACAGACCGACGGACGTACGGAGGAGTTCGCGGTCGAGTACGTCGACGGACTGGGAAAGGAAGCGGTCGTCGTCCGCGACAGCGCCGGCTTCGCGAGCTCCCGGCTCGGCCTCGTCTCCGGTCTGGAGGCGATCCGGATGGTCGAGGCGGGGGTCGCCGGTCCCGAGGACGTCGACCGGGCGATGCGGCTGGGCTACGGCCACCCGATGGGGCCGATCGAACTCGGCGACCACGTCGGTCTGGACGTTCGCCTCCACATCGCCGAACACCTCCGGGAGGAACTCGGCGAGCGGTTCCGACCGCCACAGCTCCTCCGCCGGAAGGTTCGGGCGGGCAAGCTCGGGAAGAAGACCGGCGAGGGCTTTTACCTCTGGGACGAGGGCGAGCGTGTCGGCGTGAGCGGGGAAGGGGACACGAACCGGGGCGGGAGCGAACGATGA
- a CDS encoding acyl-CoA dehydrogenase family protein, producing the protein MAFSLSDEHRAIRGAVREFAEEEIVPVAEAHDREKRYPEVIRREAAEYDFVAPNIPLEYGGAGMDKLSTVLVVEELWRADPGIGSAVGSAGFGTDMIIEFGDEWMKEEWLPRIAAGESASASAISEPAHGSNVAGIETRAERDGKEYVINGTKTWITNGTVADVAVVMAKTSPDEGHRGITAFLVPTDTEGFRPTKIDNKLGIRASDLAEIVLDDVRIPEENVIGEVDRGFYQLMAFFASGRTNVAAQAVGAGQGALDAATEYANEREQFDRPIAEFQAIRHKIAEMATAVEAARSLTYRAATAVDEDDQETAARFSSMAKLFASERAVEVADEAIQVHGGAGYVTDHPVERFYRDARITKIYEGTSEIQKNIIADRLL; encoded by the coding sequence ATGGCATTCTCGCTGTCGGACGAACACCGGGCGATCCGCGGGGCGGTTCGCGAGTTCGCGGAAGAGGAGATCGTCCCGGTTGCCGAGGCCCACGACCGGGAGAAACGCTACCCCGAAGTGATTCGGCGCGAGGCAGCGGAGTACGACTTCGTCGCGCCGAACATACCGCTCGAGTACGGCGGCGCGGGGATGGACAAGCTCTCGACGGTGCTCGTCGTCGAGGAGCTCTGGCGGGCGGACCCGGGGATCGGTTCCGCGGTCGGCAGCGCCGGCTTCGGGACGGACATGATCATCGAGTTCGGCGACGAGTGGATGAAAGAGGAGTGGCTGCCGCGGATCGCAGCCGGAGAGTCGGCGTCCGCCTCGGCGATCTCCGAACCCGCCCACGGCTCGAACGTCGCGGGGATCGAGACCCGCGCCGAACGCGACGGCAAGGAGTACGTGATCAACGGGACCAAGACGTGGATCACCAACGGAACCGTCGCGGACGTCGCCGTCGTGATGGCGAAGACCTCCCCCGACGAGGGCCACCGCGGGATCACGGCGTTTCTCGTCCCCACCGACACCGAGGGGTTCCGTCCGACGAAGATCGACAACAAACTCGGCATTCGCGCCTCCGACCTCGCTGAGATCGTCCTCGACGACGTTCGGATACCCGAGGAGAACGTCATCGGGGAGGTCGACCGGGGGTTCTACCAGCTGATGGCGTTTTTCGCCTCCGGACGGACGAACGTCGCCGCGCAGGCGGTCGGCGCGGGCCAGGGCGCGCTCGACGCGGCGACCGAGTACGCGAACGAGCGAGAGCAGTTCGACCGGCCGATCGCGGAGTTCCAGGCGATCCGGCACAAGATCGCCGAGATGGCGACGGCGGTCGAGGCGGCCCGCTCGCTGACCTACCGCGCGGCGACGGCCGTCGACGAGGACGACCAGGAGACCGCCGCCCGGTTCTCGAGCATGGCGAAGCTGTTCGCCTCGGAACGAGCCGTCGAGGTGGCCGACGAGGCGATCCAGGTCCACGGCGGGGCCGGCTACGTCACCGACCACCCGGTCGAGCGATTTTACCGCGACGCACGGATCACGAAGATCTACGAGGGCACTTCCGAGATCCAGAAGAACATCATCGCGGACCGACTGCTCTGA
- a CDS encoding zinc-dependent alcohol dehydrogenase has translation MSERDGEMRALLKTDVGPGMELESLPIPEPGPGEVRIRVESVGIDGGAEALIYDWHESKRFYEPALPQLFGHEFAGVIDAVGEHVERFGEGERVAVEPFVGCGHCRYCRSGSPALCEERRLIGLDTELDGALAEYAVVPQETLYPIGDLDPDEGVFLELLGLAMLGVERSGFEPGDSVAITGPGAVGVGALVDFVAGGAGPVTVVGTDADRERRLPLAEELGATRAVTAEEGLDEEVDVFVEASGHPDALALATEATRRGGEVVQIGIYHGHETVPANLNQFVRKSLRFTPVYGRRDSSWRRALAVAERTDLSPAIGPSFPLSEYEEGFEAVRERRGVKVTLHP, from the coding sequence ATGAGCGAGCGCGACGGCGAGATGCGGGCACTGCTCAAGACCGACGTCGGTCCGGGGATGGAGCTCGAGAGCCTTCCGATCCCCGAGCCAGGACCCGGCGAGGTCCGGATCCGCGTCGAGTCGGTCGGCATCGACGGCGGGGCGGAGGCGCTGATATACGACTGGCACGAGAGCAAGCGTTTTTACGAACCGGCGTTACCGCAGCTCTTCGGCCACGAGTTCGCGGGCGTGATCGACGCTGTGGGGGAACACGTCGAGCGGTTCGGCGAGGGCGAACGCGTCGCCGTCGAGCCGTTCGTCGGCTGCGGCCACTGCCGGTACTGCCGGTCGGGCTCACCCGCACTCTGCGAGGAGCGTCGGCTGATCGGCCTCGACACGGAGCTCGACGGCGCGCTCGCGGAGTACGCGGTCGTCCCCCAGGAGACGCTCTACCCGATCGGCGACCTCGACCCGGACGAGGGGGTCTTCCTCGAACTGCTCGGGCTCGCGATGCTGGGCGTCGAGCGCTCGGGCTTCGAACCCGGCGACAGCGTCGCGATCACCGGCCCCGGCGCGGTGGGCGTCGGCGCGCTCGTCGACTTCGTCGCCGGCGGTGCGGGGCCGGTCACGGTCGTCGGTACCGACGCCGACAGGGAGCGGAGACTCCCACTCGCCGAGGAACTGGGCGCGACGCGCGCGGTGACCGCGGAGGAGGGCCTCGACGAGGAGGTCGACGTCTTCGTCGAGGCGTCGGGCCACCCCGACGCGCTCGCGCTCGCGACGGAGGCGACTCGTCGCGGCGGTGAGGTCGTCCAGATCGGCATCTACCACGGCCACGAGACGGTTCCCGCGAACCTCAACCAGTTCGTCAGGAAGAGTCTGCGGTTCACCCCGGTCTACGGCAGACGCGACTCCAGCTGGCGACGCGCGCTCGCGGTCGCCGAACGCACCGATCTCTCGCCAGCGATCGGCCCCAGCTTCCCGCTCTCGGAGTACGAGGAGGGGTTCGAGGCCGTGAGAGAGCGCCGGGGCGTGAAGGTGACGCTCCACCCGTAG
- a CDS encoding cyclase family protein, translating to MSRVIDLTARIEEGMANHPSHGRSPLFLPGTRMNHDEAEDTWRGKGVEDLSLVNGFVFIAEHNGTHIDAPYHLHRDGKTIDELALEECHGPGVWLDVSEVGSRGLIGPELLDLAVEEADVDIRPGDALLLSTGWDAHLPGDEETYLGEHPGLSADGARWLREREVSLVGIDCGNVDVAGEVSMPAHRVLLRDGAPEEYTLIVENLRNIDTVPAHRFTFSAVPLPLSGATASPVRAFAVVED from the coding sequence GTGTCACGAGTCATCGACCTGACCGCGAGGATCGAGGAGGGAATGGCGAACCACCCGAGCCACGGCCGGAGTCCGCTCTTTCTCCCCGGAACCAGAATGAACCACGACGAGGCCGAGGACACCTGGCGGGGGAAGGGCGTCGAGGACCTCTCGCTCGTCAACGGCTTCGTCTTCATCGCAGAACACAACGGCACCCACATCGACGCGCCGTACCACCTCCACAGGGATGGAAAGACGATCGACGAGTTGGCACTGGAGGAGTGCCACGGCCCCGGCGTCTGGCTCGACGTCTCCGAGGTGGGCTCTCGGGGGCTGATCGGTCCCGAACTCCTGGACCTGGCCGTCGAGGAGGCGGACGTCGACATCCGTCCTGGCGACGCGCTCTTGCTCTCTACCGGGTGGGACGCACACCTCCCCGGGGACGAGGAGACGTACCTCGGCGAGCACCCGGGCCTCTCCGCCGACGGCGCGCGCTGGCTGCGAGAGCGGGAGGTAAGCCTCGTCGGGATCGACTGTGGGAACGTCGACGTCGCCGGCGAGGTTTCGATGCCGGCACACCGGGTACTGCTGCGCGACGGCGCGCCCGAGGAGTACACCCTGATCGTCGAGAACCTCCGGAACATCGACACCGTTCCCGCACACCGCTTCACGTTCAGCGCGGTCCCGTTGCCGCTGTCGGGGGCGACCGCGAGTCCGGTCCGGGCGTTCGCGGTGGTCGAGGACTGA
- a CDS encoding acyl-CoA dehydrogenase family protein, translated as MRTNDAPLSEDHHDHRERVRRFCEDEVDPHVEAHEAEGIFPSELVERVAEAGFHGVQYPTEYGGLGLDYRSYAITIEELARSWKLLAGTASVAASLVGYPIHEFGAEWQREEWLGAICSGEWLPALSLTEPEAGSDAGSLSTTATAEGDEYVLDGEKVWTTNGSVADFLLVGVRTGDGIGLVGIPDPQGREGIEMVRDIPCMEGEASVETEIRFDGARVPREYLVGEAGRGLRYVLEGLDVGRIGTGAQGVGVAQAAFEASRGFADEREQFGRPIREFQGISFKLADMAIEVEAARLLTLSAAAKRDRGERVTSEAAMAKTKATDVAMDVTTEAVQVHGSRGYSREYPLERYMRVAKGMQIYEGTNEINRLVIAKRLYE; from the coding sequence ATGCGAACGAACGACGCGCCGCTCTCCGAGGACCACCACGACCACCGAGAGCGCGTCCGGCGGTTCTGCGAGGACGAGGTCGACCCACACGTCGAGGCGCACGAGGCCGAGGGGATCTTCCCGTCCGAACTCGTCGAGCGGGTCGCGGAGGCCGGCTTTCACGGCGTGCAGTACCCGACCGAGTACGGCGGGCTGGGCCTCGACTACCGGTCGTACGCGATCACGATCGAGGAGCTCGCCCGGAGCTGGAAGCTGCTCGCGGGGACCGCCTCGGTCGCCGCGAGCCTCGTCGGCTACCCGATCCACGAGTTCGGCGCCGAGTGGCAGCGAGAGGAGTGGCTCGGGGCGATCTGTTCCGGCGAGTGGCTCCCCGCGCTCTCGCTGACCGAACCGGAGGCGGGAAGCGACGCGGGATCGCTCTCGACGACGGCGACCGCCGAGGGCGACGAGTACGTCCTGGACGGCGAGAAGGTATGGACGACCAACGGCAGCGTCGCGGATTTCCTCCTCGTCGGCGTCCGGACCGGGGACGGGATCGGCCTCGTCGGAATCCCCGACCCGCAGGGGAGAGAGGGGATCGAGATGGTCCGGGACATCCCGTGTATGGAGGGCGAGGCGTCGGTCGAGACGGAGATCCGGTTCGACGGCGCACGGGTTCCGAGGGAGTACCTGGTCGGCGAGGCCGGACGGGGGCTCCGCTACGTGCTCGAGGGCCTCGACGTTGGTCGGATCGGGACCGGCGCACAGGGCGTCGGCGTCGCACAGGCGGCGTTCGAGGCGAGCCGCGGGTTCGCCGACGAGCGCGAGCAGTTCGGCCGGCCGATTCGCGAGTTCCAGGGGATCTCGTTCAAGCTCGCGGACATGGCGATCGAGGTCGAGGCCGCGCGGCTGCTCACCCTCTCCGCGGCCGCGAAACGCGACCGGGGTGAGCGGGTGACGAGCGAGGCGGCGATGGCGAAGACGAAGGCGACGGACGTCGCGATGGACGTTACGACGGAGGCGGTGCAGGTCCACGGCTCTCGGGGCTACTCGCGGGAGTACCCGCTCGAACGGTACATGCGCGTCGCGAAGGGGATGCAGATCTACGAGGGGACCAACGAGATCAACCGGTTGGTGATCGCGAAACGGCTCTACGAGTGA
- a CDS encoding class I adenylate-forming enzyme family protein, with the protein MNDSTLRTTLSEVAARTPDREALVDPRAGERRSFVDLDRRASDLAAGLADQGMERGDRLTVLVGDSVEFLELLFACAHAGIVCNPISTRVAPDRLAYVLDHAGSTGVVVDRHGIGTLRTLEAEDRPPVSIGVGAGNESPVDHTYDSLFGERAADPAPIAEDDPALLLYTSGTTGRPKGVVHTHRNVVDAALVCLPYNRFRPTDVNLALGPLYHVGPLLCNVLPAFSVGATNVIRHGFDPTATLDLIESEGITAMWGVPTHVRALVDEGSIGERDLGSVRMIQYSGSAMPASVAHRCREHMPDCAFVNAYGTTEMVFGTILFPEFHDGKLGSIGRAVPKATVRVVDPDESDPEATCEPGEVGELLIRNATTMTEYWRDPEATEETFVDGWYRSGDLVRRDEEGFLYFVDRTDDMIVTGGENVYPAEVEDVLHSHPGVVTGAVVGVPDGRWGEVVTAVVVPRDEGLSAEELEGFFLDSSAIESFKRPRRYVFRESLPTTASDKIDRRTLLDSITDG; encoded by the coding sequence GTGAACGATTCGACCCTCCGCACGACGCTCTCGGAGGTGGCCGCTCGAACTCCCGACCGCGAGGCGCTCGTCGATCCCAGGGCGGGCGAACGGCGCAGCTTCGTCGATCTGGATCGGCGTGCGAGCGACCTCGCGGCGGGGCTCGCGGATCAGGGAATGGAGCGCGGCGATCGGCTCACCGTCCTCGTCGGCGACTCGGTCGAGTTCCTCGAACTGCTGTTCGCCTGTGCGCACGCCGGGATCGTCTGCAACCCGATCAGCACCCGCGTCGCGCCCGACCGGCTCGCGTACGTCCTCGATCACGCGGGCTCGACCGGGGTGGTCGTCGATCGACACGGCATCGGGACGCTGCGGACGCTCGAGGCAGAGGATCGACCACCCGTCTCCATCGGCGTCGGTGCCGGGAACGAGTCTCCCGTCGACCACACCTACGACTCGCTGTTCGGCGAGAGAGCGGCCGATCCGGCGCCGATCGCCGAGGACGATCCTGCCCTGCTGCTCTACACCTCCGGGACGACCGGGCGGCCGAAGGGCGTCGTCCACACCCACCGGAACGTCGTCGACGCCGCACTGGTCTGTCTGCCCTACAACCGGTTTCGACCGACCGACGTCAACCTCGCGCTCGGCCCGCTCTACCACGTCGGGCCGCTGCTCTGTAACGTCCTCCCCGCGTTCTCCGTCGGCGCGACGAACGTGATCCGCCACGGCTTCGACCCGACCGCAACGCTCGACCTGATCGAGTCCGAGGGGATCACCGCGATGTGGGGCGTCCCGACGCACGTCCGGGCGCTCGTCGACGAGGGGTCGATCGGAGAGCGCGACCTCGGTAGTGTGAGAATGATCCAGTACTCCGGCTCGGCGATGCCGGCGTCGGTCGCCCACCGCTGTCGCGAGCACATGCCCGACTGCGCGTTCGTCAACGCCTACGGGACGACCGAGATGGTCTTCGGGACGATCCTCTTTCCCGAGTTCCACGACGGGAAACTGGGGAGTATCGGCCGGGCGGTCCCGAAGGCGACTGTCCGGGTCGTCGACCCCGACGAGTCCGACCCGGAGGCGACCTGCGAGCCAGGCGAGGTCGGCGAGCTCCTGATCAGGAACGCGACGACGATGACCGAGTACTGGCGGGATCCGGAGGCCACGGAGGAGACGTTCGTCGACGGCTGGTACCGAAGCGGCGACCTCGTCCGCCGGGACGAAGAGGGCTTTCTCTACTTCGTCGACCGGACCGACGACATGATCGTCACCGGCGGCGAGAACGTCTACCCCGCGGAGGTCGAGGACGTGCTCCACTCCCATCCCGGAGTGGTGACCGGCGCCGTCGTCGGGGTCCCGGACGGCCGCTGGGGAGAGGTCGTCACCGCGGTCGTCGTCCCGCGGGACGAGGGGCTCTCCGCGGAGGAGCTGGAGGGGTTCTTCCTCGACTCGTCGGCGATCGAGTCGTTCAAACGGCCCCGCCGGTACGTCTTCCGGGAGTCGTTGCCGACGACCGCGAGCGACAAGATCGACCGCCGGACGCTGCTCGACTCGATCACGGACGGGTGA
- a CDS encoding SDR family NAD(P)-dependent oxidoreductase has translation MPAALVTGGSRGIGRAIAARFAADGYDVAVNYHNDREAAETVVGRIEGETANDAIAVRTDVADPDAVDGMVAEAVERFGGLDHVVNNAGVNSHRFTPELSIEEFDRVLKTNVTGSFAVTKAALTHLRESTVPAGPSVTYLSSRIAHTGAAYEPHYAASKAGVIALMKSHASEFAPEIRVNAIAPGFVETDMTDRTNTESDKEDRREAIPLHRLGRPGDIAEAAAYLRDAEFVTGETLDVNGGQTMR, from the coding sequence ATGCCAGCAGCGCTCGTCACCGGGGGGTCGCGCGGGATCGGCCGTGCGATCGCGGCACGCTTCGCGGCCGACGGCTACGACGTCGCGGTGAACTACCACAACGACCGGGAGGCGGCCGAGACGGTCGTCGGGAGGATCGAGGGGGAGACCGCGAACGACGCGATCGCCGTTCGGACGGACGTCGCGGACCCGGACGCGGTCGATGGGATGGTCGCGGAGGCGGTCGAGCGCTTCGGCGGCCTCGATCACGTGGTGAACAACGCGGGCGTGAACAGCCACCGCTTCACCCCGGAGCTGTCGATCGAGGAGTTCGATCGCGTACTGAAAACGAACGTCACCGGCTCGTTCGCGGTGACGAAGGCCGCGCTCACGCACCTTCGCGAGTCGACGGTTCCAGCGGGACCGTCGGTCACCTACCTCTCCTCGCGGATCGCCCACACCGGCGCCGCGTACGAACCGCACTACGCCGCATCGAAGGCCGGGGTCATCGCGCTGATGAAGAGCCACGCGTCGGAGTTCGCCCCCGAGATCAGGGTGAACGCCATCGCCCCCGGCTTCGTCGAGACCGACATGACCGACCGGACGAACACCGAGTCGGACAAGGAGGATCGACGCGAGGCGATCCCGCTACACAGACTGGGCCGACCCGGAGACATCGCCGAGGCGGCCGCCTACCTCAGGGACGCGGAGTTCGTCACCGGCGAGACGCTCGACGTCAACGGTGGGCAGACGATGCGGTGA
- a CDS encoding NAD(P)/FAD-dependent oxidoreductase — translation MDRYEVIVVGAGAIGCSIAAALAPDHDLLVLDRTGVAAEATGRSAGLVSPTLFYGDLPGAARHANDAFRELDGTGAFSFTGWPRLDYVTPQDEREARETAERRSEAGFPVEYLAREEVERRYPAADLGSFAGAVRYEDTGWVDPATYARTLLDVALDYGADVEFGTTVGSPSVSGGAVDGVETGGGSYEADRVVLAAGYRTSALLPGAAVPIRPYRTQCATLDPGSEVEGTLPIGRVASEGLYFRPEHGGELLVGGRHDPIDEPETASESADESFLRTVAAEVPGLLRGFEGARVVGSWAGVDVGTPDGRPVIGRPNGVPEGALVATGFNGLGITLSPVAAELVRSLVAGEECPFETAPFRANRFETDRAEFALRSTADL, via the coding sequence GTGGATAGGTATGAGGTGATCGTCGTCGGTGCGGGCGCGATCGGCTGTTCGATCGCGGCGGCGCTCGCGCCGGACCACGACCTCCTCGTGCTGGACCGGACGGGCGTCGCTGCGGAGGCGACCGGACGGTCCGCGGGGCTGGTCTCGCCGACGCTCTTCTACGGGGATCTTCCCGGGGCGGCGCGACACGCGAACGACGCCTTCCGAGAGCTCGACGGGACCGGGGCGTTCTCGTTCACCGGGTGGCCCCGACTCGACTACGTGACGCCGCAGGACGAACGCGAGGCGAGAGAGACCGCCGAACGGCGCTCCGAGGCGGGCTTTCCCGTCGAGTACCTCGCTCGCGAGGAGGTCGAACGGCGGTATCCGGCCGCCGACCTCGGGTCGTTCGCCGGTGCGGTCCGCTACGAGGACACCGGCTGGGTCGATCCGGCGACCTACGCGCGGACGCTTCTCGACGTCGCGCTGGACTACGGGGCGGACGTGGAGTTCGGCACGACCGTCGGGAGTCCCTCGGTGTCGGGGGGCGCAGTCGACGGGGTCGAGACGGGCGGGGGGAGCTACGAGGCCGACCGCGTCGTCCTCGCGGCCGGCTACCGGACGTCGGCGCTGCTCCCGGGTGCGGCGGTCCCGATCCGTCCGTACCGGACGCAGTGTGCCACCCTCGATCCGGGTTCCGAGGTCGAAGGGACGCTCCCGATCGGCCGGGTCGCGAGCGAGGGGCTCTACTTCCGGCCGGAACATGGCGGCGAACTGCTGGTCGGCGGCCGTCACGACCCGATCGACGAGCCGGAAACCGCGAGCGAGAGCGCCGACGAGTCGTTCCTGCGAACGGTCGCGGCCGAGGTGCCGGGGCTGCTCCGGGGGTTCGAGGGCGCGAGGGTGGTCGGCTCGTGGGCCGGCGTCGACGTGGGAACCCCGGACGGTCGACCCGTGATCGGCCGCCCGAACGGCGTACCGGAGGGCGCGCTCGTCGCGACCGGGTTCAACGGCCTCGGGATCACCCTCTCGCCGGTCGCGGCGGAGCTGGTCCGTTCGCTCGTCGCCGGGGAGGAGTGTCCGTTCGAGACAGCGCCGTTTCGCGCGAACCGGTTCGAGACCGACCGAGCGGAGTTCGCCCTCCGCTCGACCGCGGACCTCTGA
- a CDS encoding CaiB/BaiF CoA transferase family protein translates to MQPLEGVTVVDPSQAIAGPLATQILGDLGADVVKIEHPERGDLCRGFTPDYGSMSAYFVSLNRNKRGVTLDLTTEDGQRILRELVDGADVFVQNFSPGRAEKLGASYEELSAVQEDLVYCDVSGYGEESPYSDRKAFDIVLQGQSGLMGITGPAGGEPVRVGTSLSDISAAMTATYAILTALYHRSNTGEGQYIDISLLDTSFQFLLYHVTNYFATGENPERMGSKHPNLAPYQAFRTADSYIVIGVVSEYQWPGFCAAIDREEWVDDGRFATFTERVANRETLDALLDDLFETRSTEAWIDQLQEHGVPCTPVNTVEEIVEDPHIEARGMIAEAEHPDHGTFKMAANPVNFSTLETDRCDPPPTLGEHTSEVLSELGYSRREIEELEGRGVL, encoded by the coding sequence ATGCAGCCGTTAGAGGGCGTGACGGTCGTCGATCCCTCGCAGGCGATCGCCGGCCCGCTCGCGACGCAGATCCTGGGCGACCTCGGCGCGGACGTGGTGAAGATCGAACACCCCGAGCGCGGCGACCTCTGTCGGGGGTTCACGCCCGACTACGGATCGATGTCGGCGTACTTCGTGAGCCTCAACCGGAACAAACGCGGGGTGACCCTCGACCTGACGACCGAGGACGGCCAGCGTATCCTGCGGGAACTCGTCGACGGCGCGGACGTCTTCGTCCAGAACTTCTCGCCGGGACGCGCGGAGAAGCTCGGGGCGAGCTACGAGGAGCTTTCTGCCGTACAGGAGGACCTGGTCTACTGCGACGTCTCGGGCTACGGCGAGGAGAGTCCGTACAGCGATCGGAAGGCGTTCGACATCGTCCTCCAGGGACAGTCCGGGCTGATGGGGATCACCGGCCCGGCGGGCGGCGAACCGGTCCGGGTGGGCACATCTCTCTCGGACATCTCCGCGGCGATGACCGCCACGTACGCGATCCTGACCGCGCTCTATCACCGCTCGAACACCGGCGAGGGACAGTACATCGACATCTCCTTACTGGACACGAGCTTCCAGTTCCTCCTCTATCACGTCACCAACTACTTCGCGACCGGGGAGAACCCCGAGCGGATGGGGTCGAAACACCCGAACCTCGCGCCGTACCAGGCGTTCCGGACCGCGGACTCCTACATCGTCATCGGGGTGGTGAGCGAGTACCAGTGGCCGGGGTTCTGCGCGGCGATCGACCGCGAGGAGTGGGTCGACGACGGACGGTTCGCGACGTTCACGGAGAGGGTGGCGAACCGCGAAACGCTCGACGCACTGCTCGACGACCTCTTCGAGACGCGGAGCACCGAGGCGTGGATCGACCAGCTCCAGGAGCACGGAGTACCGTGCACGCCGGTCAACACGGTCGAGGAGATCGTCGAGGACCCGCACATCGAAGCCAGGGGGATGATCGCGGAGGCCGAACACCCCGATCACGGCACGTTCAAGATGGCCGCGAACCCGGTGAACTTCTCGACGCTCGAGACCGATCGCTGTGACCCGCCGCCGACGCTCGGCGAGCACACGAGCGAGGTGCTCTCGGAACTCGGCTACTCGCGGAGGGAGATCGAGGAGCTCGAGGGGCGCGGGGTGCTCTGA